A stretch of the Dyella telluris genome encodes the following:
- a CDS encoding LysR substrate-binding domain-containing protein: MTVLDGALQDLNDLYFFAAVVEHGGFSSAGRALGIPKSRLSKRIAQLEERLGVRLLQRTTRRFVVTEVGERFYGHCRAVLEEARAAQEAVEEVRSEPRGVVRVSCPVSLVQTVVGHILPDFLALHPKMQVRLHATDRRVDLIGEGFDIAIRVRSKLDTDATLVVRTFGQSTVLLVASPELLNRYGRPSEPSGVSQLPSLSNHEHEGAQSWELLDKQGERVIVDIQPRLICGDFNALLQSCKSGIGVALLPEFVCGPAISRGELEVVLPDWSVPQGTMHFVYPSRRGLLPGVRAFVDFLAEKLPGAVRENHAQCGKYL; encoded by the coding sequence ATGACCGTGCTGGATGGGGCCCTGCAGGATCTCAATGATCTGTACTTCTTCGCTGCTGTCGTCGAACACGGCGGCTTTTCCTCGGCCGGTCGTGCCCTGGGTATCCCCAAGTCCCGCCTGAGCAAACGCATTGCCCAGCTGGAGGAACGCCTGGGCGTGCGCCTGCTGCAGCGGACCACCCGTCGCTTCGTGGTGACGGAAGTGGGCGAACGTTTCTATGGTCACTGCCGCGCCGTGCTGGAAGAAGCGCGGGCTGCCCAGGAAGCCGTGGAGGAGGTCCGCTCGGAGCCGCGCGGCGTGGTGCGCGTGAGCTGCCCGGTTTCGCTGGTGCAGACCGTGGTGGGCCACATTCTTCCGGACTTTCTCGCACTGCACCCGAAGATGCAGGTGCGCCTGCACGCGACCGACCGGCGTGTCGATCTGATCGGCGAGGGTTTTGACATCGCCATCCGCGTGCGCAGCAAGCTCGATACCGATGCCACCCTGGTCGTACGCACCTTCGGCCAGTCCACCGTGCTGCTGGTGGCAAGCCCCGAGCTGCTCAATCGCTATGGCCGGCCCAGCGAACCTTCAGGAGTCTCGCAGCTGCCATCGCTCAGCAACCATGAGCACGAAGGCGCGCAGAGCTGGGAGCTGCTCGACAAGCAGGGCGAGCGTGTCATCGTCGACATCCAGCCGCGCCTGATCTGTGGCGACTTCAATGCCCTGCTGCAAAGCTGCAAGAGTGGCATCGGCGTGGCGCTGCTGCCCGAGTTTGTCTGCGGGCCGGCCATATCGCGTGGCGAGCTGGAAGTGGTGTTGCCCGACTGGAGCGTGCCGCAGGGCACGATGCACTTCGTCTATCCCAGCCGCCGCGGCCTGTTGCCGGGCGTGCGGGCCTTTGTGGATTTCCTGGCGGAAAAACTGCCAGGCGCGGTGCGTGAAAATCACGCGCAATGCGGCAAATACCTCTGA
- a CDS encoding pyridoxal phosphate-dependent aminotransferase produces MQIETKLPKVGTTIFSVMSQLAVEHKAVNLGQGFPDFEPPQPLRDAITRAMGEGRNQYAPGIGLQPLREQIALKTERMYGHKLDANTEVTVTSGATEALFAAIAAVVRAGDEVIVFDPAYDSYEPAIELQGARAVHIPLVAPTFAVDWQRVRDAVTPKTRMILINSPHNPTGAVLSAADLDELAAIVRDTEIVVLSDEVYEHIVYDGEQHQSVLRHAELAERSFVVSSFGKTYHCTGWKLGYAVAPKALSAEFRKVHQYLTFCTFHPAQVAFAEFMASTPEHYLELPAFYQAKRDRFRELIKPSRFKLLDVPGGYFQLVDYSAISDKDDVAFCEWMVKEGGVAAIPLTPFYETAPGTHLLRLCFAKSDATMEAAAERLCKL; encoded by the coding sequence ATGCAGATCGAAACCAAGCTTCCGAAAGTCGGCACCACCATCTTCAGCGTCATGAGCCAGCTGGCGGTGGAGCACAAGGCGGTAAATCTGGGGCAGGGCTTCCCGGATTTCGAACCGCCCCAGCCGTTGCGCGACGCCATCACCCGTGCCATGGGCGAGGGGCGCAACCAGTACGCGCCGGGCATCGGCCTGCAGCCGCTGCGTGAGCAGATCGCGCTGAAGACCGAACGCATGTACGGGCACAAGCTGGATGCGAACACCGAAGTCACCGTGACCTCGGGCGCGACCGAAGCCCTGTTCGCCGCCATCGCCGCCGTGGTGCGCGCGGGCGACGAGGTCATCGTGTTCGACCCGGCCTACGACAGCTACGAGCCGGCCATCGAGCTGCAGGGCGCGCGTGCGGTGCACATCCCGCTGGTGGCGCCCACCTTTGCGGTCGACTGGCAACGCGTGCGCGACGCCGTGACGCCGAAGACGCGCATGATCCTGATCAACAGCCCGCACAACCCGACGGGCGCGGTGCTGTCCGCCGCTGACCTGGATGAGCTGGCGGCCATCGTGCGCGACACCGAGATCGTGGTGCTGTCGGACGAGGTGTACGAACACATCGTGTACGACGGCGAGCAACACCAGAGCGTGCTTCGCCATGCCGAGCTCGCCGAGCGCAGCTTCGTCGTGTCGTCGTTCGGCAAGACCTATCACTGCACCGGCTGGAAGCTGGGTTACGCCGTGGCGCCCAAGGCGCTCAGCGCGGAATTCCGCAAGGTGCACCAGTACCTGACGTTCTGTACGTTCCATCCGGCCCAGGTTGCGTTCGCCGAATTCATGGCGAGCACGCCCGAGCATTACCTCGAACTGCCTGCGTTCTACCAGGCCAAGCGCGATCGCTTCCGTGAGCTGATCAAGCCCTCGCGCTTCAAGCTGCTCGACGTGCCGGGCGGTTACTTCCAGCTGGTCGACTACTCCGCCATCAGCGACAAGGACGATGTGGCGTTCTGCGAATGGATGGTGAAGGAAGGCGGCGTGGCTGCGATTCCGCT